One window of Macrococcus sp. 19Msa1099 genomic DNA carries:
- a CDS encoding cation diffusion facilitator family transporter, which yields MTGLFTLLKKGSKSSLIAAIVNFILGTLKLVAYIFTGNVAMFAEMMHSYGDAANQLFVWVGSAVSKKAPNERFPFGYGRLVNIVCLFAVIIVAILAYETVLEGIHHIMNPTHQEQSLNQFLIAIGVLLIGVVLEGSVLYKAGQEVLEEVHKPATGLHPLTTSYANIGSAKPATKLVFMEDTVATGGGFIALIAIIIARFTGWSQVEGIVSVIIGLAMFYVVFKVFMENAAGAIGRADEEMEVNASKVILEHPDVSDIKRLVVMKEGEDKHVEALIEVSNHEFNLRELTEIKKSVASALLKQPHVTDVNVEIMEDDGMDDWVSGNGSSVNRNIYE from the coding sequence ATGACAGGATTATTTACATTACTCAAAAAAGGGAGTAAATCTTCTTTAATTGCAGCAATCGTCAACTTTATTTTAGGTACTTTAAAGCTAGTTGCCTATATATTTACCGGTAACGTTGCAATGTTCGCAGAGATGATGCACTCTTATGGTGATGCTGCAAACCAACTTTTTGTCTGGGTCGGCTCAGCTGTTTCTAAGAAAGCACCGAATGAAAGGTTTCCATTTGGATATGGCCGCCTGGTTAACATCGTTTGTTTATTCGCCGTGATCATCGTTGCAATTTTAGCTTATGAAACAGTGTTAGAAGGGATACATCATATTATGAATCCGACGCATCAAGAGCAATCGTTAAATCAATTTTTAATTGCTATTGGTGTATTATTAATTGGGGTTGTATTAGAAGGATCAGTATTATATAAAGCAGGACAAGAAGTACTTGAGGAAGTTCACAAACCTGCCACTGGCCTTCATCCTTTAACTACTAGTTATGCTAATATTGGAAGTGCCAAACCTGCAACGAAACTGGTATTCATGGAAGATACAGTGGCAACTGGCGGAGGATTCATTGCATTAATCGCTATTATTATTGCTCGTTTTACAGGATGGAGTCAGGTTGAAGGTATCGTTTCAGTCATCATCGGTTTAGCAATGTTCTATGTTGTGTTTAAAGTCTTCATGGAAAATGCAGCTGGTGCAATCGGACGTGCAGATGAAGAGATGGAAGTTAATGCTTCTAAAGTGATATTAGAACATCCTGATGTTTCAGATATCAAACGTCTTGTTGTAATGAAAGAAGGCGAAGATAAGCACGTTGAAGCATTGATCGAAGTTTCAAACCATGAATTTAATTTAAGAGAATTAACAGAAATCAAAAAATCGGTAGCGAGCGCATTATTAAAACAGCCTCATGTTACAGATGTTAACGTCGAGATTATGGAAGACGACGGCATGGACGACTGGGTAAGTGGTAATGGATCCTCTGTTAACCGTAATATCTATGAATAG
- a CDS encoding sporulation protein, which produces MFKELLTSIGIGDSKINTKLEKTSFRLDEDINGVVDVHELDGLEIDHIELSLIERKKNKDEMSQFEYLDEKLASFTIENRGSETIPFTFPAIHNVEDVNHTFVIITHVFVSSSVDYYDEDEIYFESVR; this is translated from the coding sequence ATGTTTAAAGAATTATTAACATCTATCGGTATCGGAGATTCTAAAATCAACACAAAGCTGGAGAAAACATCATTCAGGTTAGACGAAGATATTAACGGGGTAGTGGATGTACACGAATTAGATGGGCTGGAGATCGATCACATAGAACTATCATTAATTGAACGTAAGAAAAATAAGGATGAAATGAGCCAATTTGAATACTTAGATGAGAAATTAGCATCATTTACCATCGAAAACAGAGGATCAGAAACAATTCCATTCACATTTCCGGCAATTCATAACGTAGAAGATGTAAATCATACGTTCGTGATCATTACACATGTATTTGTCAGTAGCTCAGTTGATTATTATGATGAAGATGAAATTTACTTTGAAAGTGTCCGTTAA
- a CDS encoding NUDIX domain-containing protein yields MDITFTKDNMRFKYRASALIIENNHILLQKFNDYWTPPGGKVQMLEDSKIALKREILEELSTDIEIEQIAIFIEQTYHSQEKSFHELGVYYFCHSKSLWDRGISIIGNENGEDMEYRWFPVNEIDKINIQPVILKEKLLSENKDFEHIINHEKD; encoded by the coding sequence ATGGACATCACATTTACAAAAGATAATATGCGTTTCAAATATAGAGCTTCAGCGCTAATTATAGAAAATAATCATATTTTATTACAAAAATTCAATGATTACTGGACACCACCTGGCGGCAAAGTTCAAATGCTAGAAGATTCTAAAATAGCCTTGAAAAGAGAGATATTAGAAGAACTATCAACTGACATAGAGATAGAACAAATTGCTATTTTCATTGAACAAACATATCATTCACAAGAAAAGTCATTCCATGAGCTCGGCGTTTATTATTTTTGTCATTCCAAATCATTATGGGATAGAGGAATATCTATAATCGGAAATGAAAATGGAGAAGATATGGAGTATCGATGGTTCCCGGTAAATGAAATCGATAAGATCAATATTCAACCAGTAATATTAAAGGAAAAGCTGTTAAGCGAGAATAAGGATTTTGAACATATTATTAATCATGAAAAGGACTAA
- a CDS encoding type II toxin-antitoxin system Phd/YefM family antitoxin, whose amino-acid sequence MNTYTPTSARKDFFNIIKSVNEDSKEIYIAPTKIGEKGAVLVGEDDWNAIQETLFLLEKGIAYQIEQRKDEEEIDFDSTWDNI is encoded by the coding sequence ATGAATACTTATACACCTACTAGTGCTAGAAAAGATTTTTTCAACATTATAAAATCTGTTAATGAAGATAGTAAGGAAATTTACATTGCACCAACTAAAATTGGAGAAAAAGGAGCTGTTTTAGTTGGTGAAGATGATTGGAATGCCATTCAGGAGACGTTATTCTTATTAGAAAAAGGTATTGCTTATCAAATCGAACAACGTAAAGATGAAGAAGAAATTGATTTTGACAGTACATGGGATAATATTTAA